The genome window GAAAGTGTGAAGGACCGTCCGGACACAGCCATGAACGAAAAGACTCCGCACATCCTGGTCGTCGACGACAACGCCGAGATTCGCGACCTCCTGAGCAAATATCTGGTGCGCAACGGCCTGCGCGCCACCACCGCGGCCTCGGGCGCGGAAGCGCGCAAGATGCTGGGCGCCGCGGCGATCGACCTGATCGTGCTCGACATCATGATGCCCGGGGAAGACGGCCTGTCGGTCTGCCGCCATGTGCGCGAAACCCGCGATACGCCGATCATTCTCCTGACCGCCGTCGCCGAGGACACCGACCGCATCGTCGGCCTCGAGATGGGAGCGGACGACTACCTCACCAAACCCTTCAACCCGCGCGAACTGCTCGCCCGCATCAAGGCGGTGCTGCGCCGCGCCAACAGCCTGCCGCACAAGGCGGTGGCCGACAGCCCGGCGGAAACCGTGGTGAGCTTCGGCGACTGGCGGCTGCGCACCGACCGCCGCGAGCTCGAAAACGGCTCGGGCACGGTGATTTCGCTCTCCACCGCCGAATTCGCGCTGCTCAAGGCGTTCACCGACCACCCGCGCATGGTGCTCTCGCGCGACCAGCTCCTCGACCTCACCCAGGGCCGCGCCGCCAACGTCTTCGACCGCAGCATCGACAATCAGGTCAGCCGCCTGCGCAAAAAGATCGAGCCCGACCCGAAGACGCCCGCGCTGATCAAGACGGTGTGGGGCGGCGGCTACATGCTTTCCGCCGAGGTCCGCCGCGAAGGCCCCGATTCGCGGCGTGCGCCCTGATGCGGATCCGCCTGTTTCCCCGCGGCCTCGCCGGGCAGCTGACGATGCTGCTGCTCGGCGCCCTGGTGGTGGCGCAGACGGTCGCCTTTCAGGTGGTGCACGACGAACGCAAGATCGCCCAGCGCACCGTCTACAAGTCCCAGGTTCTCGAACGGATCGCCGCCGCCAGCCGCTTGATTCTCGAATCCCCGGCCGAGTTGAGGCCGCAGATTCTGCGCGCGCTGCAGACCGAGGACATGCGCTTCTGGATCTCCACCTCGCCGCTGGTGACGGTGGACCCGGCCGACGAGGAATCCCTGCGGGTGCAGCGCCGCCTCGCCGGTCTGCTGAGCGAGAGCTATGCCGAACTGCGACTGCGGATCCAGACCGAGCTGCCGGATGCCCCGCCGCCGCCGCCGCACATGGCGATGCATCGCGATCTCGCGCCGCCGCCCCCACCCGACGCCGACGACCGGATGCCGCGATCGGCGCGCGGATGGCGGCGCTGCATCGACGAGACCACCGGCTTCGTCGACGTCGATTGCGTCAAGCGCTGGCGCGCGACCCGGGGCCTCGAACAGCAGCGCAACCCGTTCGTGATCGCCGCCGCCGC of uncultured Alphaproteobacteria bacterium contains these proteins:
- the ompR gene encoding DNA-binding response regulator in two-component regulatory system with EnvZ (Evidence 2a : Function of homologous gene experimentally demonstrated in an other organism; PubMedId : 10464234, 2845093, 2997120, 3010044, 6292199, 8063417, 8989318, 9016718; Product type r : regulator), which produces MNEKTPHILVVDDNAEIRDLLSKYLVRNGLRATTAASGAEARKMLGAAAIDLIVLDIMMPGEDGLSVCRHVRETRDTPIILLTAVAEDTDRIVGLEMGADDYLTKPFNPRELLARIKAVLRRANSLPHKAVADSPAETVVSFGDWRLRTDRRELENGSGTVISLSTAEFALLKAFTDHPRMVLSRDQLLDLTQGRAANVFDRSIDNQVSRLRKKIEPDPKTPALIKTVWGGGYMLSAEVRREGPDSRRAP